In the genome of Coregonus clupeaformis isolate EN_2021a chromosome 1, ASM2061545v1, whole genome shotgun sequence, one region contains:
- the LOC121567456 gene encoding histone H1.0-B: MAETAAAPAPKAKKTKAPKKHASHPKYSDMIKAAVHADKSRGGASRQSVQKYIKSHYKVGDNADSQIKLSLKRMVSEGVLRHTKGIGASGSFKLAKAEDTKKAPKVKAVVKAKKSPVKAAKPKKVAKPKKVAKSPAKAKKAKVAVKKVKKSPKKAAPKPKKVAKKTMVAKPAKATKPKKAKAAKPKPKAAAKKAAKKK; encoded by the coding sequence AAACATGCTTCACACCCGAAATACTCGGATATGATTAAGGCAGCGGTCCATGCAGACAAAAGCCGTGGAGGAGCGTCCAGACAATCTGTCCAGAAGTACATCAAAAGCCACTACAAGGTGGGGGACAATGCCGATTCTCAGATTAAGCTGTCCCTGAAGAGGATGGTGAGTGAAGGGGTCCTGCGCCACACCAAAGGCATCGGCGCGTCAGGCTCCTTCAAACTGGCTAAAGCAGAGGAcaccaaaaaggcacctaaagttaAAGCCGTTGTGAAAGCAAAGAAGTCGCCTGTGAAAGCTGCCAAGCCCAAGAAGGTAGCAAAGCCCAAGAAGGTGGCCAAATCACCAGCAAAAGCCAAGAAAGCAAAAGTGGCAGTGAAGAAAGTGAAAAAGTCCCCGAAGAAAGCGGCACCAAAGCCTAAGAAAGTAGCAAAGAAAACCATGGTGGCCAAGCCTGCCAAGGCAACGAAACCCAAGAAGGCCAAAGCTGCGAAACCCAAACCCAAGGCCGCAGCCAAGAAAGCCGCAAAGAAGAAGTAA
- the LOC121567446 gene encoding mitochondrial Rho GTPase 2 — protein MKRDVRILLLGEPKVGKTSLIMSLVGEEFPEHVPLRAEEITIPADVTPEKVPTHIVDYSETEQTDEVLREEIIKANVVCVVYDVTQEETIDKIRTKWIPLVNGEAEKGNKVPIILVGNKSDLRSGSSMETILPIMNQFSEIETCVECSAKNLKNISELFYYAQKAVLHPTAPLYDPEDKQLKSMCVRALSRIFSISDQDHDRILSDTELNCFQKSCFGNPLAPQALEDVKTVVWKNTSDGVQDNGLTLNGFLFLNTLFIQRGRHETTWTILRKFGYDDSLELTDDYLYPQLRVPVGCTTELNHLGHQFLQRLFDKYDEDKDSALSPAELKNLFSVFPYMPWGADVYTAVSTTDEGYISNHGYMCQWTLSAYLDIHRCLEFLGYLGYPILTEQDSQTTAVTVTREKAVDLEKGQTQRSVFLCKVIGPRGTGKSAFLQAFFGRNTAREERSTGAFSFYTINTVQVSNQEKFLILYEVDVETKFLKESDAACDVACLMYDVSDPHSFDYCASIYKQHYMDSNIPCVMVASKADLPEVRQLHGMTPAEFCYKHRLPPPLPFSGLSLDSTSKNIYTKLAWAAMFPHLNGSDMSNTSFWLRVTLGAAVVAVLGFAMYRAFARQK, from the exons ATGAAACGAGATGTCAGGATACTGTTATTGGGGGAAC CTAAGGTGGGAAAAACATCACTCATCATGTCATTGGTTGGGGAGGAGTTTCCTGAGCAT GTGCCCCTCCGAGCTGAGGAGATCACTATCCCAGCCGATGTCACTCCAGAGAAGGTGCCCACACACATAGTGGACTACTCAG AAACGGAACAGACTGATGAGGTCCTCAGAGAGGAGATTATCAAG GCCAATGTGGTGTGTGTGGTCTATGACGTCACCCAGGAGGAAACGATAGACAAG ATCCGAACAAAATGGATCCCCTTGGTAAATGGCGAAGCAGAGAAGGGGAATAA AGTTCCCATAATCCTAGTGGGGAATAAATCGGACCTTCGCTCTGGGAGCTCCATGGAGACCATTCTACCTATCATGAACCAGTTCTCTGAGATTGAGACCTGTGTAGAG TGTTCTGCCAAGAACCTGAAGAACATCTCTGAACTGTTCTACTACGCTCAGAAGGCTGTGCTCCACCCCACCGCCCCGCTCTACGACCCGGAAGACAAACAG TTAAAGTCAATGTGTGTCCGAGCACTCAGCCGAATCTTCAGCATCTCAGACCAGGACCATGACCGCATCCTCAGTGACACTGAACTCAACTGCTTCCAG AAATCGTGCTTCGGGAACCCTCTAGCCCCCCAAGCTCTGGAGGACGTGAAGACGGTGGTGTGGAAGAACACGAGCGACGGGGTGCAGGATAACGGCCTTACCCTGAACG GCTTCCTGTTCCTCAACACGTTATTCATCCAGAGGGGTCGGCACGAGACCACGTGGACCATCCTGAGGAAGTTTGGTTACGATGACTCGCTGGAGCTGACGGATGACTACCTATACCCACA GCTACGGGTGCCCGTGGGCTGCACTACCGAGCTCAATCATCTGGGTCACCAGTTTCTCCAGAGGCTTTTTGACAAGTATGACGAG GATAAGGACTCTGCCCTCTCTCCTGCGGAGCTCAAGAATCTCTTTAGTGTGTTTCCCTACATGCCCTGGGGCGCAGACGTGTACACGGCGGTCTCAACCACAGACGAGGGTTACATCTCTAATCATGGCTACATGTGTCAATGGAC GCTTTCAGCATACCTTGACATCCATCGCTGTCTGGAGTTCTTGGGATACCTGGGCTACCCTATTCTCACTGAGCAGGACTCCCAAACCACTGCAGTCACAG TGACGCGGGAGAAGGCTGTGGACCTGGAGAAGGGCCAGACTCAGCGATCAGTGTTCCTATGTAAGGTGATCGGACCGCGGGGGACTGGGAAGTCTGCCTTCCTCCAGGCCTTCTTTGGCCGAAATACAGCG AGAGAGGAGCGTTCCACCGGTGCCTTTTCCTTCTACACCATAAACACTGTCCAAGTTAGCAACCAGGAGAAATTCCTCATT CTCTACGAGGTGGATGTGGAAACAAAGTTCCTGAAGGAGTCGGACGCGGCGTGTGACGTAGCCTGTCTCATGTATGATGTCAGCGACCCCCACTCCTTTGACTACTGTGCCAGCATCTACAAG CAACACTACATGGACAGCAATATTCCCTGTGTGATGGTGGCCTCCAAAGCGGACCTCCCCGAGGTGAGACAGCTCCACGGGATGACCCCGGCAGAGTTCTGCTACAAACACCGACTGCCTCCGCCGCTCCCCTTCTCCGGCCTGTCCCTGGACTCCACCAGCAAGAACATCTACACCAAGCTAGCTTGGGCCGCCATGTTCCC ACACCTGAACGGCTCCGACATGAGCAACACATCCTTCTGGCTGAGAGTGACGCTAGGAGCAGCAGTGGTCGCGGTCCTAGGCTTTGCAATGTACAGAGCTTTCGCCCGACAGAAATGA